A single window of Coleofasciculus sp. FACHB-1120 DNA harbors:
- a CDS encoding IS1 family transposase codes for QCAVVYTDFWVAYAAVLPSKRHRAVGKETGKTSYIERFNNTLRQRVSRLVRKTLSFSKSLENHIGAIWYFVHDYNASLLV; via the coding sequence GCCAATGCGCGGTTGTTTATACGGATTTTTGGGTAGCGTATGCGGCAGTTCTACCGAGCAAGCGGCATCGAGCAGTGGGTAAAGAAACTGGCAAAACGAGTTACATTGAGCGATTCAACAACACATTGAGACAACGGGTGTCTCGATTAGTCCGAAAAACCTTATCCTTTTCCAAGTCCTTAGAGAATCACATTGGTGCCATTTGGTATTTTGTGCATGATTATAATGCATCATTACTTGTTTAG